In Primulina eburnea isolate SZY01 chromosome 14, ASM2296580v1, whole genome shotgun sequence, the following proteins share a genomic window:
- the LOC140811215 gene encoding uncharacterized protein yields MEDDDKVMCDIFLLTKHARIWWESESVALPARPLTWHTFKSMFYNKYFSKDVRANKASDFLNLKQGTMSMAEYIQQFEDGVQYVPYIAQNDTSKGEHFMRGLRSEIKRDVQMSKVATYGEIVERALMAEQDEQDIDRDRQQ; encoded by the coding sequence atggaagatgatgacaaagtAATGTGTGACATCTTTTTGTTAACGaaacatgcaagaatatggtgggagagtgaaAGTGTGGCATTACCTGCGAGGCCATTGACATGGCATACATTTAAGTCCAtgttttacaacaaatatttcAGTAAAGATGTACGAGCCAATAAAGCCAGTGATTTCCTTAATCTAAAGCAAGGAACCATGTCAATGGcggaatacatacaacaattcgAGGATggagtccaatatgtaccatatattgcacaaaATGATACCAGTAAGGGCGAACACTTCATGCGAGGActtcgctctgaaattaaaagagatgtacAAATGTCGAAAGTTGCTACATACGGTgagatagtagaaagagcacttatggcagaACAGGATGAGCAAGACATTGACAGAGACAGACAACAGTGA